One region of Candidatus Peribacteraceae bacterium genomic DNA includes:
- a CDS encoding glycosyltransferase family 39 protein translates to MIRAPGPRWQAALMVVCCLALVLFWMLPAILAGYPPFLPGIEMARDFSETGMFSANIARLMTLFLSAMHAAGIGWRDSMGWTWLNASLMSASVVAFWLLVRRLFGAGTAWVATLIYALMPMYWLEAVKMDGYALGLLLTFLSALVFLTLSKRHFWVAVILSGLLLGFAVSARDALVTFVPWVCLTFLWIYRRSWKKGVLAAFLFGSLSVAGYLSPLLVPVLNADGGLRERTSLFLSSIGTRDAGLNHLYPDDYTYEFNRADYDAMLRQKAASGSFLDRRNNESYRLLFGVEPATSLARLKAGLWVFLNQFPSLIFPQTVGGAFLWLFIIPGIVVLWRRHRPLMLFYLGMILWMELVVRFALLYTRSHLMDVGWGLAIFAGAGVMAVAPVLQREWKRWSTGALVALLTAIIALQLVQANRKEFATYYVKSPVLETYAATAALDVLPLGAVVAHPNRWTLFTFKGYKNAAMIHADTIARLAPQGKIAEPFEYYKVSHLIGYTDEDIALIKKALPNLQVVKYEVNSSAVKVTPLLQYLLHLFR, encoded by the coding sequence GTGATCCGTGCTCCCGGTCCACGTTGGCAGGCGGCGCTCATGGTCGTGTGCTGCCTTGCGCTCGTGTTGTTTTGGATGTTGCCCGCCATCCTCGCGGGGTATCCGCCCTTTTTGCCCGGCATCGAGATGGCGAGGGATTTTTCGGAAACAGGAATGTTCTCCGCCAACATCGCCCGCCTCATGACGCTCTTCCTCAGCGCCATGCACGCCGCCGGTATCGGGTGGCGCGACAGTATGGGGTGGACGTGGCTCAATGCCTCCCTCATGTCCGCCTCGGTTGTGGCGTTCTGGCTGCTTGTGCGCAGGCTCTTCGGCGCGGGGACGGCGTGGGTCGCTACCCTCATCTACGCGCTCATGCCCATGTACTGGCTCGAGGCGGTGAAGATGGACGGCTACGCGCTGGGGCTGCTCCTCACATTCCTCAGTGCCCTGGTGTTCCTCACCCTCTCCAAGCGGCACTTCTGGGTGGCGGTGATCCTTTCCGGTCTTCTCCTCGGTTTCGCCGTCTCCGCACGAGACGCCCTTGTTACCTTCGTGCCGTGGGTATGCCTCACGTTCCTCTGGATCTACAGGCGCTCCTGGAAGAAGGGCGTGCTGGCGGCATTCCTCTTCGGGTCCCTGAGCGTAGCGGGGTACCTTTCGCCGCTGCTCGTGCCGGTGCTCAACGCGGATGGCGGTCTGCGGGAACGCACATCCTTGTTCCTTTCCTCCATCGGCACGCGCGACGCCGGCCTCAACCACCTCTACCCCGATGACTACACATACGAGTTCAACCGCGCGGACTACGACGCCATGTTGCGCCAGAAGGCGGCGAGCGGGTCCTTCCTCGACCGGCGGAACAACGAGAGCTATCGGCTGCTCTTCGGCGTGGAACCCGCCACGTCGCTTGCCCGGCTCAAGGCCGGCCTCTGGGTGTTCCTCAACCAGTTCCCGTCCCTCATCTTCCCGCAGACGGTGGGCGGCGCCTTCCTCTGGCTCTTCATTATCCCCGGCATCGTGGTTCTCTGGCGGCGGCACCGTCCGCTGATGCTCTTCTACTTGGGCATGATCCTGTGGATGGAGCTCGTGGTGCGGTTCGCGCTCCTCTACACCCGCAGCCATCTCATGGACGTGGGGTGGGGCCTGGCAATCTTCGCGGGGGCGGGGGTGATGGCGGTCGCGCCCGTCCTGCAACGCGAATGGAAGAGGTGGAGCACGGGAGCGCTTGTGGCGCTTCTGACTGCCATCATCGCTTTGCAGCTTGTGCAGGCGAACCGCAAGGAATTCGCCACCTACTACGTCAAATCACCGGTACTCGAGACGTATGCCGCAACAGCCGCTCTCGATGTCCTTCCTCTTGGTGCTGTAGTGGCACACCCGAACAGATGGACGCTGTTCACGTTCAAGGGGTACAAGAATGCGGCCATGATCCATGCGGACACCATCGCGCGCCTGGCGCCGCAGGGAAAGATCGCGGAGCCGTTCGAGTATTACAAAGTGTCGCACCTCATCGGGTATACGGACGAGGATATTGCTCTCATCAAGAAGGCGCTGCCGAACCTGCAGGTGGTGAAGTATGAGGTCAACAGTTCCGCGGTGAAGGTTACGCCGTTGTTGCAGTATCTCCTTCACCTTTTCCGTTAG
- a CDS encoding glycosyltransferase family 4 protein, which produces MSMPPGVISPLTTGLATATMVMPMHIVLLNDDALPSARGGAAVVVEHLRRSYRKLGHEVTLVTVHGEEGGIREENDGIGRIFAVPARYDRRRRHRHCVSPSAPVLGRIAAVLRECKPDAVHAHNLHEFLTYGALRAARAHTERLILTAHDTFLVSFGRVRGPAFEGDTLAGRPHRMRLREHFEAAGRRYWPLRNYLIRKILHETGTQVISISDALRDFLNANGIPETVTIHNGTEVLPPVPDTEVAAFRKEKKLNDMVILYGGRMSEDKGSAALLAAFCQVRKRCPQAQLLLAGDPERITPLLERLPTEEREGMVPAGWLTREQMRLAYAASTVATTPSLYLDPFNLMNIEAMAEGVPVVGTCFGGTPEIIVDGETGFVINPRDTTGFAKHLITLLQDRGKAREMGERGRQRVQDNFSIDAQTTAYLDLFHEPKRGFVCGEQSRTTNPCC; this is translated from the coding sequence TCCCCTCCGCTCGCGGAGGGGCAGCCGTGGTGGTGGAGCACCTGCGTCGCTCCTACAGGAAGCTGGGGCATGAAGTTACGCTCGTCACTGTGCACGGGGAAGAGGGAGGGATACGGGAAGAGAATGACGGGATAGGACGCATCTTCGCGGTGCCGGCGCGGTACGACCGGCGCAGGAGGCACCGCCACTGCGTGTCGCCGTCCGCGCCCGTTCTCGGCCGCATTGCTGCGGTGCTGCGGGAGTGCAAGCCGGACGCCGTCCATGCGCACAACCTGCACGAGTTCCTGACGTACGGCGCATTGCGCGCTGCGCGGGCGCATACGGAGCGTCTCATCCTCACGGCGCATGACACGTTCCTCGTCTCGTTCGGGCGCGTGCGCGGACCGGCATTTGAAGGAGACACGCTCGCAGGCCGTCCGCACCGCATGCGCCTCCGGGAACACTTCGAAGCGGCAGGAAGGCGCTACTGGCCGCTTCGGAACTACCTCATCCGGAAGATCCTCCATGAGACCGGGACGCAGGTGATATCGATCAGCGACGCGCTTCGGGACTTCCTCAATGCCAATGGCATACCGGAGACGGTGACCATCCATAACGGGACGGAGGTGCTCCCGCCTGTTCCCGATACAGAGGTGGCTGCTTTCAGGAAAGAAAAGAAACTGAACGACATGGTGATCCTCTACGGCGGACGCATGAGTGAAGACAAGGGCAGCGCCGCGCTCCTGGCGGCCTTCTGCCAGGTCCGGAAACGCTGCCCCCAAGCCCAGCTCCTCCTCGCCGGCGACCCGGAGCGCATCACTCCGCTCCTGGAACGTCTTCCGACGGAAGAGAGGGAAGGGATGGTCCCCGCCGGATGGCTCACGAGGGAGCAGATGCGCTTGGCCTATGCGGCGTCAACCGTGGCAACGACGCCGTCCCTCTACCTCGACCCCTTCAACCTGATGAACATCGAGGCAATGGCGGAAGGGGTACCGGTGGTGGGCACGTGCTTCGGGGGGACGCCGGAAATCATTGTGGATGGCGAAACCGGCTTCGTCATCAATCCGCGGGATACGACGGGATTCGCCAAACACCTCATCACCCTGTTGCAGGACCGCGGAAAGGCGCGGGAAATGGGGGAGCGAGGAAGGCAGCGCGTCCAGGACAATTTCTCCATAGACGCACAGACAACGGCATACCTCGATTTGTTTCATGAACCGAAACGCGGGTTCGTCTGTGGTGAGCAAAGTCGAACCACGAACCCGTGCTGCTAA